In Hyalangium gracile, the following are encoded in one genomic region:
- a CDS encoding DUF350 domain-containing protein, whose product MELRPLYLLTFSGLTTVVLLIIFRAGQRLLSPTHTVREDLEHDNTARALLQVGQVLSIFLISGSVVLGCAQGESVGQDALWVGAYGLLALGLLAVFGHLGVKVLLRARLPAEIDRGNTAAGLAAGSHYLATGIILARSIAGTDLTMLGISLVFFVLSQFTLHVFVMLFRTLTKYDDAEEVLGENVAAALSYAGVTISVSLIVGHAVEGTFVGWMASLRGYAQALVFILTLYPVRQLLVQTLLLGAPLKLRGGRLDQGIAAERNLGMAVMEAVSYLAAAFVVTRLG is encoded by the coding sequence ATGGAGCTTCGCCCCCTCTACCTGCTCACCTTCAGTGGGCTCACCACGGTCGTCCTGCTGATCATCTTCCGGGCCGGGCAGCGGCTCCTGTCGCCGACGCACACGGTGCGCGAGGACCTGGAGCACGACAACACGGCGCGGGCCCTGCTCCAGGTGGGGCAGGTGCTCAGCATCTTCCTCATCTCCGGCTCGGTGGTGCTGGGCTGCGCGCAGGGGGAGAGCGTGGGCCAGGACGCGCTCTGGGTGGGCGCGTACGGCCTGCTGGCGCTGGGGCTGCTCGCCGTGTTCGGACACCTCGGTGTGAAGGTGCTGCTGCGCGCGAGGCTGCCGGCGGAGATCGATCGCGGCAACACCGCGGCGGGACTGGCGGCCGGCTCGCACTACCTGGCCACCGGCATCATCCTCGCGCGCTCCATCGCTGGAACGGACCTGACGATGCTGGGCATCTCGCTTGTCTTCTTCGTCCTGTCGCAGTTCACCCTGCACGTCTTCGTGATGCTCTTCCGCACCCTCACCAAATATGACGACGCGGAGGAGGTGCTGGGCGAGAACGTGGCCGCGGCGCTGAGCTACGCGGGTGTCACCATCTCCGTCTCCCTCATCGTCGGCCACGCGGTGGAGGGCACCTTCGTGGGTTGGATGGCCTCGCTGCGCGGCTATGCCCAGGCGCTCGTCTTCATCCTCACGCTCTACCCGGTGCGCCAGCTGCTGGTGCAGACGCTGCTGCTGGGAGCGCCCCTCAAGCTGCGCGGGGGACGGCTGGATCAGGGCATCGCCGCCGAGCGCAACCTGGGCATGGCGGTGATGGAGGCGGTGAGCTACCTGGCGGCGGCCTTCGTGGTGACGCGCCTCGGATGA
- a CDS encoding glutathionylspermidine synthase family protein has protein sequence MSTPALTYAALAERLLATGIVTDPWLSGTPRFRVEPLLLPRERQVRLYRAAEDVAAAYHELSLACTESPELLESFFGLTPFQRLMWQASQPFWHGIARADVFATKDGGLAVCELNSDTPTGEAEAVLLNPLVQPSWPETEDPNGQLGERLCDMVESLAARLLLPVPESLSVGIIYPTEMPEDLALVRLYSTWFQARGWAVRIGSPFNLSAGPDGRVRLFDEPCDVLLRHYKTDWWSERFPVWNDEDPAEDAAPLAGPLSLVMQACLEGRCVVVNPFGAVLTQNKRAMAFMWEHHARFSPRARATIRAFIPYTVRMEAVPVEELARDKADWVLKSDYGAEGDEVLVGRHTPQHDWNAALVHAVPGRWVAQRYFAAEEGAGGESINHGVYVIAGEAAGLYARVQRGATDTGALSVPVLVTP, from the coding sequence ATGAGCACTCCTGCTCTCACCTACGCGGCGCTCGCGGAGCGGCTGCTCGCGACGGGCATCGTCACGGACCCCTGGCTGTCCGGGACGCCGCGCTTTCGCGTCGAGCCGCTGCTGCTGCCGCGCGAGCGCCAGGTGAGGCTCTACCGCGCGGCCGAGGACGTGGCGGCGGCCTACCACGAGCTGAGCCTGGCGTGCACCGAGTCCCCGGAGCTGCTGGAGTCCTTCTTCGGGCTCACGCCCTTCCAGCGGCTCATGTGGCAGGCCTCGCAGCCCTTCTGGCACGGCATCGCGCGGGCGGACGTGTTCGCCACGAAGGACGGCGGGCTGGCGGTGTGCGAGCTCAACAGCGACACACCCACGGGCGAGGCGGAGGCGGTGCTCCTCAACCCGCTGGTGCAGCCCTCGTGGCCGGAGACGGAGGATCCCAACGGGCAGCTGGGCGAGCGGCTGTGCGACATGGTGGAGTCGCTCGCGGCGCGGCTGCTGCTGCCCGTGCCGGAGTCGCTCTCGGTGGGCATCATCTACCCCACGGAGATGCCCGAGGACCTGGCCCTGGTGCGGCTGTACAGCACCTGGTTCCAGGCGCGAGGGTGGGCGGTGAGGATCGGCTCGCCCTTCAACCTCTCGGCGGGGCCGGACGGCCGGGTGCGCCTCTTCGACGAGCCGTGTGACGTGCTGCTGCGCCACTACAAGACGGACTGGTGGAGCGAGCGGTTCCCCGTCTGGAACGACGAGGATCCGGCGGAGGATGCGGCGCCGCTGGCCGGGCCCCTGTCGCTGGTGATGCAGGCGTGTCTGGAGGGGCGGTGCGTGGTGGTGAACCCGTTCGGCGCGGTGCTCACGCAGAACAAGCGGGCCATGGCCTTCATGTGGGAGCACCACGCGCGCTTCTCGCCCCGGGCTCGGGCCACCATCCGCGCCTTCATCCCGTACACGGTGCGCATGGAGGCGGTGCCGGTGGAGGAGCTGGCGCGGGACAAGGCGGACTGGGTGCTCAAGTCGGACTACGGCGCGGAGGGGGACGAGGTGCTGGTGGGGCGCCATACGCCCCAGCACGACTGGAACGCCGCGCTGGTGCACGCGGTGCCGGGCCGCTGGGTGGCCCAGCGCTACTTCGCGGCGGAGGAGGGGGCGGGCGGCGAGTCGATCAACCACGGTGTCTACGTCATCGCGGGAGAGGCGGCAGGCCTCTACGCCCGGGTGCAGCGTGGGGCCACGGACACCGGCGCCCTGAGCGTTCCGGTGCTCGTGACGCCCTGA
- a CDS encoding 2OG-Fe(II) oxygenase family protein, translating to MAVPTHATLAERPWDALRSDSSGFFRLLDTHLGVRVPGFLDPDTCARLSRRVYDGRPFWISDFGGVQFSLGRAWYTHLEQDREDEYFAQARTSDAQVERFLPGLQARLRDALSALVGAPTVSRPGWCGPGVHIFPAGQWLSHHGGDIHFDTEGLSETQCQRRSRAITLVLMLQPPESGGALRLWDVTYEGSDEVPEELPSIPSVDVNYATGDLVLLDSYRLHQIQPFLGSRDRISATAHAALEESRAVWEVWF from the coding sequence ATGGCCGTGCCCACTCACGCCACCCTCGCCGAGCGCCCGTGGGATGCGCTCCGCTCGGACAGCTCCGGTTTCTTCCGGCTGCTCGACACCCACCTCGGCGTGCGCGTGCCCGGCTTCCTCGATCCCGACACCTGCGCCCGGCTCTCACGCCGCGTCTATGACGGCAGGCCCTTCTGGATCTCCGACTTCGGCGGCGTCCAGTTCTCCCTGGGGCGAGCCTGGTACACGCACCTCGAGCAGGACCGCGAGGACGAGTACTTCGCCCAGGCTCGCACCTCCGATGCCCAGGTCGAGCGCTTCCTCCCGGGCCTCCAGGCGCGACTGCGCGACGCCCTCTCAGCGCTCGTGGGGGCGCCCACGGTCTCCCGCCCGGGATGGTGCGGCCCGGGTGTGCACATCTTCCCCGCTGGCCAGTGGCTGTCCCATCACGGCGGAGACATCCACTTCGACACCGAGGGGCTCTCCGAGACCCAGTGCCAGCGGCGATCGCGCGCCATCACCCTGGTCCTCATGCTCCAGCCCCCCGAGTCCGGCGGCGCCCTGCGTCTGTGGGACGTCACCTACGAGGGCAGCGACGAGGTGCCGGAGGAGCTCCCGAGCATCCCCTCCGTGGACGTGAACTACGCCACGGGAGACCTGGTCCTCCTCGACAGCTACCGCCTCCACCAGATCCAGCCCTTCCTCGGCTCGAGGGATCGCATCTCCGCCACCGCCCACGCCGCGCTCGAAGAGTCCCGCGCCGTCTGGGAGGTGTGGTTCTGA
- a CDS encoding OmpA family protein, with product MRSPLREHSVRGLLRHAAIRVVLLCTLIAGLTARADHDPFQRSFDAVPVKATAAQDSGIALEGARPSPVGSLRASLLLDLNLSILALKLGDERLGDLIPYRLDAHALFAYQLHPRFELGVDLPFTVIQGDRFELLRDALAAPDFPGAASVNRYGLGDLRLLPRVHLLDPSQFPVGLALVGEVRLPTGDGYSFLGERRVLVAPRLAVERSFGPLRLLGNLGWRFRRHAQYLNLFVDDELTVGAGAVLDLPDLGRFTHVQALGEMHLSTPSSAPFNFSQADSLKTPWEVLVGARARISGPWGLELNLGRGIGLQGGYGREAFRVMVALRYEESFIDSDSDGVPDARDKCPLEKEDRDGFKDDDGCPDPDNDDDGVVDGEDRCPDKAGPKELKGCPEDTDTDGDGIPDHLDACPQKPGPKEYEGCPDTDGDEVPDNEDECPDLFGPPENNGCPYDAPPFVVVESDRIRIKGNILFETGQAKIRKQSFKLLDEVASVLARNPGLGPVLIEGHTDNVGARALNLDLSNRRAKAVLEYLVGKGIERKRLRSQGFGFDRPIAPNTTPLGRAKNRRVDFRLVKDEVETPEREVTPPTAPPAAPNGAAPDARKEAAPAPAKGATPPPEKPR from the coding sequence ATGCGAAGCCCGCTCCGCGAGCACTCCGTCCGAGGGCTCCTGCGCCATGCCGCGATTCGCGTGGTGCTCCTCTGTACGCTGATCGCAGGCCTCACGGCCCGTGCCGATCACGATCCGTTCCAGCGAAGCTTCGACGCCGTCCCCGTCAAGGCCACCGCGGCCCAGGACAGCGGCATCGCGCTCGAGGGCGCTCGGCCCTCTCCCGTGGGCAGCCTTCGTGCCTCCCTGCTGCTGGACCTCAACCTGAGCATCCTCGCGCTCAAGCTCGGAGATGAGCGGCTGGGGGACCTGATCCCCTACCGGCTCGATGCCCACGCCCTTTTCGCCTACCAGCTCCACCCGCGCTTCGAGCTGGGCGTGGATCTGCCATTCACCGTGATCCAGGGCGATCGCTTCGAGCTGCTGCGAGACGCCCTCGCCGCCCCGGACTTCCCAGGCGCCGCCAGCGTGAACCGCTACGGACTGGGCGATCTGCGCCTGCTGCCGCGCGTCCACTTGTTGGATCCCTCACAGTTCCCCGTGGGGCTCGCCCTCGTCGGCGAGGTGCGGCTGCCCACCGGCGATGGCTACAGCTTCCTTGGAGAGCGTCGGGTGCTCGTGGCACCGAGGCTCGCCGTGGAGCGCTCCTTCGGTCCGCTGCGGCTGCTGGGCAACCTGGGCTGGCGCTTCCGCCGCCATGCCCAGTACCTCAACCTCTTCGTGGATGACGAGCTCACCGTGGGCGCGGGCGCGGTGCTGGATCTGCCGGACCTGGGGCGCTTCACCCACGTCCAAGCGCTGGGCGAGATGCACCTGTCCACCCCATCCTCGGCTCCCTTCAACTTCAGCCAGGCCGACTCCCTCAAGACGCCGTGGGAGGTGCTCGTGGGCGCTCGCGCCCGCATCTCCGGTCCCTGGGGCCTGGAGCTGAACCTGGGCCGCGGCATCGGCCTGCAGGGCGGCTACGGGCGCGAGGCCTTCCGCGTCATGGTCGCCCTCCGCTACGAGGAGAGCTTCATCGACTCCGACAGCGACGGCGTCCCCGATGCCCGCGACAAGTGCCCCCTGGAGAAGGAGGACCGCGACGGCTTCAAGGATGACGATGGCTGCCCGGATCCGGACAACGACGATGACGGCGTCGTCGACGGCGAGGACCGCTGCCCCGACAAGGCCGGGCCCAAGGAGCTCAAGGGCTGCCCGGAGGACACCGACACCGATGGTGACGGCATCCCCGACCACCTGGACGCCTGCCCGCAGAAGCCCGGCCCCAAGGAGTACGAGGGCTGCCCGGACACCGACGGCGACGAGGTGCCCGACAACGAGGACGAGTGTCCGGACCTGTTCGGCCCGCCGGAGAACAACGGCTGCCCCTACGACGCCCCGCCCTTCGTCGTCGTCGAGTCCGACCGCATCCGCATCAAGGGCAACATCCTCTTCGAGACCGGCCAGGCGAAGATTCGCAAGCAGTCGTTCAAGCTGCTCGATGAGGTGGCCTCCGTGCTCGCGCGCAACCCCGGGCTCGGCCCCGTCCTCATCGAAGGACATACCGACAACGTCGGCGCGCGTGCGCTCAACCTCGACCTGTCCAACCGCCGCGCCAAGGCCGTGTTGGAGTACCTCGTCGGCAAGGGCATCGAACGCAAGCGCCTGCGCTCGCAGGGCTTCGGCTTCGATCGGCCCATCGCGCCCAACACCACGCCGCTCGGCCGCGCCAAGAACCGGCGCGTCGACTTCCGCCTCGTGAAGGACGAGGTGGAGACGCCGGAGCGGGAGGTGACTCCACCCACGGCTCCGCCCGCGGCTCCCAACGGGGCCGCGCCGGACGCCAGGAAGGAGGCGGCTCCGGCTCCTGCCAAGGGCGCCACTCCCCCTCCCGAGAAGCCTCGCTGA
- a CDS encoding M16 family metallopeptidase, whose protein sequence is MTPFRRTVLVVASALWLGACASTPQPAPTPEPPPAAQAPAAPKAQAPAAPLPPVPAVPLKRPAPMQLVVQASAENPIVSFRLVFHSGSVDDPKGKEGLTALTARLLAEGGTRKLTSAQLLEVLFPMAAELDVFPDKEFTTFSGRVHKDFLPRFLEIFTDVLLEPRYEPSEFERLRTDALNTVRNQLRNENDEQLGKVALDALLYRGHPYAHFVGGTAQGLQALTLDDVKAHARRVFTQDRLVIGLAGPVDDALKKTVTSRLSALPATGATRVELPAVPVVPGRAVVVQKPTLSTAISMGYVTPMRRGDPDFFPVAFALSYLGEHRQFHGVLFQELREQRGLNYGDYAYAEHFIEQWGTTYNRTNIARTQQDVSLWIRPVVPANAVFATHGAVYFLDRLVREGMPRDRFEIVRGFLLNYTRLWEQTAQRRLGFAIDSIFHGTPDFLEQYRKALSDMTPESVQEAVRRRLHPEALSFAFVTQDAPALVNALKARTVKPLSYASAKPPELLELDKAILQQPLPLQPESIEVIPASAFMEQ, encoded by the coding sequence ATGACTCCCTTCCGCCGAACCGTCCTCGTCGTCGCCTCCGCGCTGTGGCTCGGTGCCTGCGCCAGCACTCCCCAGCCCGCCCCCACTCCCGAGCCGCCTCCCGCCGCCCAGGCTCCGGCGGCTCCGAAGGCCCAGGCTCCCGCCGCGCCCCTCCCGCCTGTCCCGGCCGTGCCGCTGAAGCGCCCCGCGCCCATGCAGCTCGTCGTCCAGGCCTCCGCCGAGAACCCCATCGTCAGCTTCCGGCTCGTCTTCCACAGCGGCTCCGTGGATGACCCGAAGGGCAAGGAGGGCCTCACCGCGCTCACCGCCCGCCTGCTCGCCGAGGGCGGCACCCGGAAGCTCACCTCCGCTCAGCTCCTGGAGGTCCTCTTCCCCATGGCCGCCGAGCTGGACGTCTTCCCGGACAAGGAGTTCACCACCTTCTCCGGCCGCGTCCACAAGGACTTCCTCCCGCGCTTCCTGGAGATCTTCACCGACGTGCTGCTCGAGCCCCGCTACGAGCCCAGCGAGTTCGAGCGCCTGCGCACCGACGCGCTCAACACCGTCCGCAACCAGCTGCGCAACGAGAACGACGAGCAGCTCGGCAAGGTCGCGCTCGACGCGCTCCTCTATCGTGGCCACCCCTACGCGCACTTCGTGGGCGGCACCGCCCAGGGGCTCCAGGCCCTGACGCTCGACGATGTGAAGGCCCACGCCCGTCGCGTCTTCACCCAGGATAGGCTCGTCATCGGGCTGGCCGGCCCCGTGGACGACGCGCTGAAGAAGACCGTCACCTCGCGCCTGTCCGCGCTGCCCGCCACCGGCGCCACGCGCGTGGAGCTGCCTGCCGTGCCCGTTGTGCCCGGCCGCGCCGTCGTCGTCCAGAAGCCCACGCTCTCCACCGCCATCTCCATGGGCTACGTCACTCCCATGCGCCGGGGCGATCCGGACTTCTTCCCGGTGGCCTTCGCGCTCTCGTACCTCGGCGAGCACCGCCAGTTCCACGGCGTGCTCTTCCAGGAGCTGCGCGAGCAGCGCGGCCTCAACTACGGCGACTATGCCTACGCCGAGCACTTCATCGAGCAGTGGGGCACCACCTACAACCGGACCAACATCGCCCGGACCCAGCAGGACGTCTCCCTGTGGATCCGCCCCGTGGTGCCGGCCAACGCCGTCTTCGCCACCCACGGCGCCGTCTACTTCCTCGACCGCCTCGTGCGCGAGGGCATGCCACGCGACCGGTTCGAGATCGTTCGCGGCTTCCTCCTGAACTACACCCGGCTGTGGGAGCAGACGGCTCAGCGGCGCCTGGGCTTCGCCATCGACTCGATCTTCCATGGCACCCCCGACTTCCTCGAGCAGTACCGCAAGGCCCTGAGCGACATGACGCCCGAGTCCGTCCAGGAGGCCGTGCGCCGACGCCTGCACCCGGAGGCGCTCAGCTTCGCCTTCGTCACGCAAGACGCTCCCGCCCTCGTCAACGCGCTGAAGGCCCGGACCGTCAAGCCGCTCAGCTACGCGTCCGCCAAGCCTCCGGAGCTGCTCGAGCTGGACAAGGCCATCCTCCAGCAGCCACTCCCGCTCCAGCCCGAGTCCATCGAGGTGATCCCCGCGAGCGCCTTCATGGAGCAGTGA
- a CDS encoding M16 family metallopeptidase — MRRLLPLLLLLLAAALPASAQPSSEPFPYPLKVDRLPNGLTVVRVPFNSPGLVAYYTVVRVGSRNEVEPGKTGFAHFFEHMMFKGTKKHPEGERDRIVASYGYDDNAFTTDDFTAYHSYGPSSGLDALIEVEADRFRNLEYSEPVFRTEALAVLGEYHKNEARPELKMEEQLLGTAFKEHTYRHTTLGFYEDIKAMPEAYAYSRSFFERWYTPDNTLIFIVGDFDDAAVMKLIREHYGPWDRKLANVPIPTEPLQKEKRTTHVEWPSSTLPRHVLAWHTPAAALATPSAAIQSVLTAYLVGPTSPLYKELVLEKQLVESLGSDTYPHRDPSLFTLNATLKAEQHRATVDSALARAVKELASGKVDSARVKAIQSNIRYSLLMNLESPDDVAGQLAWYAGIFGTPDALSRHLQNVAKVQPEQLVSFAKRYFVDTNLTVLTLTPAAGGKP, encoded by the coding sequence ATGCGCAGACTCCTGCCCCTCCTCCTGCTCCTACTGGCCGCAGCCCTGCCCGCCAGTGCCCAGCCGAGCAGTGAGCCCTTCCCCTACCCGCTCAAGGTCGACCGGCTGCCCAACGGCCTCACCGTCGTGCGCGTGCCGTTCAACTCCCCGGGCCTCGTGGCCTACTACACCGTGGTGCGCGTGGGCTCTCGCAACGAGGTGGAGCCCGGCAAGACGGGCTTCGCCCACTTCTTCGAGCACATGATGTTCAAGGGCACGAAGAAGCACCCCGAGGGAGAGCGCGACCGCATCGTCGCCAGCTACGGCTACGACGACAACGCCTTCACCACCGACGACTTCACCGCCTACCACTCCTACGGCCCGTCCTCCGGGCTGGACGCGCTCATCGAGGTGGAGGCCGACCGCTTCCGCAACCTCGAGTACTCGGAGCCTGTGTTCCGCACGGAGGCGCTCGCGGTGCTCGGCGAGTACCACAAGAACGAGGCCCGCCCCGAGCTGAAGATGGAGGAGCAGCTGCTGGGCACCGCCTTCAAGGAGCACACCTACCGGCACACCACGCTCGGCTTCTACGAGGACATCAAGGCCATGCCCGAGGCCTACGCTTACAGCCGCTCCTTCTTCGAGCGCTGGTACACCCCGGACAACACGCTCATCTTCATCGTCGGTGACTTCGATGACGCGGCCGTCATGAAGCTCATCCGCGAGCACTACGGCCCATGGGACCGCAAGCTGGCCAATGTCCCCATCCCCACCGAGCCGCTCCAGAAGGAGAAGCGCACCACCCACGTCGAGTGGCCGTCGAGCACCCTGCCCCGCCACGTGCTCGCCTGGCACACGCCCGCCGCCGCGCTCGCCACTCCGAGCGCCGCCATCCAGTCCGTGCTCACCGCCTACCTCGTGGGCCCCACCAGCCCGCTCTACAAGGAGCTCGTCCTCGAGAAGCAGCTCGTCGAGTCCCTGGGCAGTGACACCTATCCACACCGGGACCCCTCCCTCTTCACCCTCAACGCCACCCTCAAGGCCGAGCAGCACCGCGCCACCGTCGACTCCGCGCTCGCCCGCGCCGTGAAGGAGCTGGCCTCCGGCAAGGTGGACTCCGCCCGCGTGAAGGCCATCCAGAGCAACATCCGCTACAGCCTGCTCATGAACCTGGAGTCTCCCGACGACGTCGCCGGCCAGCTCGCCTGGTACGCCGGCATCTTCGGCACGCCGGACGCGCTCTCCCGCCACCTCCAGAACGTCGCCAAGGTGCAGCCCGAGCAGCTCGTCTCCTTCGCGAAGCGGTACTTCGTCGACACCAACCTCACCGTCCTCACCCTCACGCCGGCCGCCGGAGGCAAGCCGTGA